One genomic window of Trichlorobacter lovleyi includes the following:
- the pta gene encoding phosphate acetyltransferase yields the protein MHLVDQIKQKAQKNLQTVVLPESYDERMLYAAEKIVAEGLAKLVILGDPAKIQAEAAAKGINLAGVELLNPADSPKLDQYIADFVELRKSKGMTAEEAKKLLTADDNLYYAGMMVRNGDAGGEVAGATGTTGNVLKAAFQTVGPAAGIKTVSSFFLMITKTPSFGENGIILFADCAVNPNPDAQALAEIAVATAGNCKAFLDVEARVGMLSFSTKGSAAHADVDKVTKAAEIAKTIKPDIQIDGELQADAALLPKVGEKKAPGSPVAGKANVLIFPDLDAGNIAYKLVERVAGAEAVGPIIQGLAKPVNDLSRGCSVEDIVNVVAITAVQAGA from the coding sequence ATGCATCTTGTTGACCAGATTAAGCAGAAGGCACAGAAGAATCTGCAGACTGTGGTACTGCCGGAAAGTTACGATGAACGGATGCTGTATGCCGCTGAAAAAATTGTTGCCGAAGGGCTGGCAAAGCTGGTGATTCTGGGCGACCCTGCCAAGATCCAGGCCGAAGCCGCTGCCAAGGGGATCAATCTGGCCGGTGTGGAGCTGCTGAACCCGGCCGATTCACCCAAACTTGACCAGTACATCGCAGACTTTGTTGAACTGCGTAAATCCAAGGGGATGACCGCTGAAGAGGCAAAGAAACTGCTGACCGCCGATGACAACCTGTACTATGCCGGCATGATGGTACGTAACGGTGACGCAGGCGGTGAAGTGGCCGGTGCCACCGGCACCACCGGCAATGTGCTGAAGGCGGCCTTCCAGACCGTGGGGCCAGCAGCCGGGATCAAGACCGTATCATCCTTCTTCCTGATGATCACCAAGACTCCTTCCTTCGGTGAAAACGGTATCATCCTGTTTGCCGACTGTGCCGTAAACCCCAACCCGGACGCCCAGGCCCTGGCCGAGATCGCCGTTGCCACGGCCGGCAACTGCAAGGCCTTTCTGGATGTTGAGGCCCGTGTGGGGATGCTCTCCTTCTCAACCAAGGGCAGCGCGGCCCATGCCGATGTGGACAAGGTCACCAAGGCAGCCGAAATCGCCAAGACCATCAAGCCTGATATCCAGATCGATGGCGAGCTGCAGGCTGATGCCGCCCTGCTGCCCAAGGTCGGCGAGAAAAAGGCACCGGGCAGCCCGGTGGCAGGCAAGGCCAACGTGCTGATCTTCCCTGATCTGGATGCCGGCAACATCGCCTACAAACTGGTGGAGAGGGTGGCTGGTGCTGAAGCGGTCGGCCCGATCATCCAGGGCCTGGCCAAGCCGGTCAATGACCTTTCCCGCGGCTGTTCGGTGGAGGATATTGTGAATGTCGTAGCGATCACGGCGGTCCAGGCCGGGGCCTAG